In Gemmata obscuriglobus, a single genomic region encodes these proteins:
- a CDS encoding alpha/beta hydrolase: MGRARVLALILVGGCAVGCAPLMRGAAGIENAIVFQPKPFPKGDWNPALRTEDVWIDSSDGVRLHGWLAEPARGPSRAVVLYTHGNGGNVTNRRHVIELFRDRMNATVLVFDYRGYGRSDGRPTENGVLDDARAARRWLAAHAGVREADVVLAGHSLGGGVAVDLAARDGTRGLILEGTFTNLPDVAASHVPLLPVRAVMRARLDSVAKIGDYRGPLLQVHGDADRIVPYALGRKLFEAANEPKQFVTIPGGNHNEHYTPEYVAALDHFITSLP; the protein is encoded by the coding sequence ATGGGCCGGGCTCGTGTCCTCGCGCTGATCCTCGTGGGTGGGTGCGCGGTCGGGTGCGCCCCGCTGATGCGGGGAGCGGCCGGCATCGAAAACGCCATCGTGTTTCAGCCGAAGCCGTTCCCGAAGGGCGATTGGAACCCCGCACTCCGGACCGAAGACGTTTGGATCGATTCGTCCGACGGCGTCCGCCTGCACGGCTGGTTGGCCGAACCGGCCCGCGGCCCGTCTCGCGCGGTCGTCCTGTACACCCACGGGAACGGCGGGAACGTGACCAACCGGCGGCACGTGATCGAGCTGTTCCGCGACCGGATGAACGCCACCGTCCTGGTGTTCGATTACCGCGGCTACGGCCGCAGCGACGGGCGACCAACCGAGAACGGCGTCCTCGACGACGCGCGGGCCGCGCGCCGCTGGCTGGCGGCCCACGCGGGCGTCCGCGAGGCCGACGTTGTTCTGGCGGGGCATTCGCTCGGCGGCGGCGTGGCCGTCGATCTGGCGGCCCGCGACGGCACCCGCGGGCTGATTCTGGAGGGGACGTTCACCAACCTGCCGGACGTGGCGGCGAGCCACGTGCCGCTGCTCCCGGTGCGAGCGGTGATGCGGGCGCGGCTGGACTCGGTCGCCAAGATTGGGGATTACCGCGGTCCGCTTCTCCAGGTTCACGGGGACGCGGACCGGATCGTCCCGTACGCCCTCGGCCGCAAGTTGTTCGAGGCGGCAAACGAGCCGAAGCAGTTCGTCACCATCCCCGGCGGGAACCACAACGAGCACTACACGCCGGAGTACGTCGCGGCGCTCGACCACTTCATCACCTCGTTACCGTAA
- a CDS encoding PQQ-binding-like beta-propeller repeat protein has product MTRYLLTFALASALAPALAAADWPQFKGPNATGVSTEKGLPAEWGKDKGVAWQAKLPARGVSSPVVVAGRVYVTCSSGVRDDRLHVLCFDAGTGKQLWHRQLQATGGTAAHPKSCMAANTPVADADGVYALFATGDLAAFDADGTLRWYRSLVGDYPTITNQIGMAASPILVGDKLIVPMDNAGESFLAAVDTKYGKNVWKAERPRDSNWTTPITRAVGSTTEVLFDGPSGLTAYDAASGDKRWSSKASKGSIPTGTLDGDTLYLPTGGVSAFKLGAQGVAEKPSWTAKDVQSGMPSPLVYLGRVYAVTGQGLVSCAETKTGKTLYKERLKGAFSASPVAADGKVYFLNETGSCAVLDAKADGFEVLATNDLPGETLGTPAIARGRIFIRTDKALYAIGK; this is encoded by the coding sequence GTGACCCGGTACCTTCTGACTTTTGCGCTCGCGTCCGCCCTCGCGCCCGCGCTGGCGGCGGCCGACTGGCCCCAGTTCAAGGGGCCGAACGCGACCGGCGTTTCGACCGAGAAGGGGCTCCCGGCGGAGTGGGGCAAGGACAAGGGCGTCGCGTGGCAGGCGAAGCTCCCGGCCCGCGGGGTGTCGTCGCCCGTGGTGGTCGCGGGGCGGGTGTACGTCACCTGTAGCTCCGGGGTCCGGGACGACCGGCTCCACGTCCTGTGCTTCGACGCGGGCACCGGCAAGCAGCTCTGGCACCGCCAGTTGCAAGCGACCGGCGGGACGGCGGCGCACCCGAAGTCGTGCATGGCCGCCAACACCCCGGTGGCCGACGCGGACGGCGTGTACGCGCTGTTCGCCACCGGCGACCTGGCCGCGTTCGACGCGGACGGCACCCTGCGCTGGTACCGCTCGCTGGTCGGCGACTACCCGACGATCACGAACCAGATCGGCATGGCGGCCTCGCCGATCCTGGTGGGGGACAAGCTGATCGTGCCGATGGACAACGCGGGCGAATCGTTCCTCGCGGCGGTCGACACGAAGTACGGCAAGAACGTCTGGAAGGCCGAGCGCCCGCGGGACAGCAACTGGACGACGCCCATCACGCGCGCCGTCGGGTCCACCACCGAGGTGCTGTTCGACGGCCCGAGCGGCCTGACCGCGTACGACGCGGCGAGCGGCGACAAGCGCTGGTCGTCGAAGGCGTCGAAGGGGTCCATCCCGACCGGCACCCTCGACGGCGACACGCTGTACCTGCCGACCGGCGGGGTGAGCGCGTTCAAGCTCGGCGCGCAGGGCGTGGCGGAGAAGCCATCCTGGACCGCGAAGGACGTTCAGTCCGGGATGCCGTCGCCGCTGGTGTACCTGGGGCGGGTGTACGCGGTGACCGGCCAGGGGCTGGTGTCGTGCGCCGAAACGAAGACCGGCAAGACGCTGTACAAGGAGCGGCTGAAGGGGGCGTTCTCGGCGTCCCCGGTTGCGGCCGACGGGAAGGTGTACTTCCTGAACGAAACCGGCTCGTGCGCGGTACTCGACGCCAAGGCGGACGGGTTCGAGGTGCTGGCGACCAACGACCTCCCGGGCGAGACGCTGGGCACCCCGGCGATCGCGCGCGGGCGGATCTTCATCCGCACCGACAAGGCGCTCTACGCCATCGGGAAGTAG
- a CDS encoding DUF1559 domain-containing protein: MPPARSHRPRSGFTLIELLVVIAIIAILIGLLLPAVQKVRAAAARMSCQNNLKQLALAAQNYEAANQAFPVGAAVLAPTDAASGFPFTNNSGVGVLAYLLPYVEQNNVHAQLQVNWDPFNTAAGSLWSSNAANTAPARTRIKTFECPAAPNAAPTDGYIGPHRMVFNGSAIGWQASVFPASANLGITNYIGVGGRFSLVGSNITTGGQALDSWRGVFVPSMVLPYGAAATFSNVQKAAPVNNLSISDGTSNTLMFGETLGDGLASGPSGPITVKTAWSWISAGWRSTFDGLLAPGSRDFGAFSAEHSGVTNFAFCDGSVRGIRAPTAAPHTQYINASSAQKGEVIDFSDLGG, encoded by the coding sequence ATGCCCCCCGCCCGTTCTCACCGCCCGCGCTCCGGCTTCACGCTGATCGAGCTGTTGGTCGTCATCGCGATCATCGCGATCCTCATCGGGCTCTTGTTGCCCGCCGTTCAGAAGGTGCGGGCGGCGGCGGCGCGTATGAGCTGCCAGAACAACCTGAAACAACTGGCCCTTGCCGCCCAGAACTACGAGGCGGCGAACCAGGCCTTCCCAGTCGGGGCCGCGGTACTCGCGCCGACCGACGCCGCGTCCGGCTTCCCGTTCACGAACAACTCCGGCGTCGGGGTGCTCGCGTACCTGCTCCCGTACGTCGAGCAGAACAACGTCCACGCGCAGCTCCAGGTGAACTGGGACCCGTTCAACACGGCCGCGGGTAGCCTGTGGTCGTCGAACGCCGCGAACACTGCCCCGGCCCGCACCCGGATCAAGACGTTCGAGTGCCCCGCGGCGCCGAACGCCGCGCCGACGGACGGGTACATCGGGCCGCACCGGATGGTCTTCAACGGGTCGGCGATCGGGTGGCAGGCGTCCGTCTTCCCGGCGTCCGCGAACCTGGGGATCACGAACTACATCGGGGTCGGCGGGCGGTTCTCGCTCGTCGGCTCGAACATCACGACGGGCGGCCAGGCCCTCGACAGTTGGCGCGGCGTGTTCGTGCCGTCGATGGTGCTGCCGTACGGGGCGGCGGCCACCTTCTCGAACGTCCAGAAGGCCGCGCCGGTCAACAACCTGAGCATATCGGACGGGACGAGCAACACGCTGATGTTCGGCGAGACGCTGGGCGACGGGCTGGCGTCCGGCCCAAGCGGGCCGATCACCGTCAAGACCGCGTGGTCGTGGATCTCGGCCGGGTGGCGCTCGACCTTCGACGGCCTTCTGGCCCCGGGCAGCCGCGACTTCGGGGCGTTCTCGGCGGAGCACAGCGGGGTCACGAACTTCGCGTTCTGCGACGGGTCGGTTCGTGGCATCCGTGCGCCGACGGCGGCGCCGCACACGCAGTACATTAACGCGAGTTCGGCCCAAAAGGGCGAGGTCATCGATTTCAGCGACCTGGGCGGTTGA
- a CDS encoding 1-deoxy-D-xylulose-5-phosphate reductoisomerase: MQSPQPRADRPRRVAVLGSTGSIGTSTLDVVRHLPERLELAGLAAHSKWEQLAEQCREFRPRFAVLCDREAFQRADRKSFPAGTELLCGEDGVHRIATDPDTDVVVSAVVGAAGLAGTWAALESGKTVALANKETLVVAGPLVTELAARRGAKLLPVDSEHSAIFQALTGHAAADVDRVVLTASGGPFRGKRACDLETVTREQALRHPTWQMGPKITIDSATLMNKALEVIEARWLFGLTAEQIDVIVHPESIVHSFVEFRDGSVLAQLSPPDMRLPIQLALLHPDRVPGPTKRLDWKALAALRFEQPDRDTFEALELGFEVVRRGGTCGAVLNAANEAAVGRFLNGELAFLDIARCCRAVLSSHDYETRPTLERLLALDRWARQEVARWTRPRTPVAPTA; this comes from the coding sequence ATGCAGTCACCACAACCGAGAGCCGATCGCCCGCGCCGCGTCGCCGTGCTCGGGTCCACCGGGAGCATCGGGACCAGCACCCTCGACGTGGTCCGGCACCTGCCCGAGCGGCTCGAACTCGCCGGCCTGGCGGCCCACTCGAAGTGGGAGCAGCTCGCGGAGCAGTGCCGCGAGTTCCGCCCCCGGTTCGCCGTCCTCTGTGACCGCGAGGCGTTCCAGCGGGCCGACCGAAAATCTTTCCCCGCGGGAACCGAACTCCTCTGTGGCGAGGACGGCGTTCACCGGATCGCGACGGACCCCGACACCGACGTGGTGGTCTCCGCCGTCGTCGGGGCTGCCGGGCTGGCCGGCACCTGGGCAGCGCTCGAGAGCGGCAAGACAGTCGCGCTCGCGAACAAGGAAACCCTCGTCGTCGCCGGGCCGCTCGTGACCGAACTGGCGGCGCGCCGGGGCGCGAAGCTCCTGCCCGTGGACAGCGAGCACTCCGCCATCTTCCAGGCGCTCACCGGCCACGCCGCGGCGGACGTGGACCGCGTCGTCCTGACCGCCAGCGGCGGGCCGTTCCGCGGCAAGCGCGCCTGCGACCTGGAGACCGTCACCCGCGAGCAGGCGCTGCGGCACCCGACCTGGCAGATGGGGCCGAAGATCACCATCGACTCCGCGACCCTGATGAACAAGGCGCTGGAGGTGATCGAGGCCCGCTGGCTGTTCGGGCTGACCGCCGAGCAGATCGACGTGATCGTCCACCCGGAGTCGATCGTCCACTCGTTCGTCGAGTTCCGGGACGGCTCGGTGCTCGCCCAGCTCTCGCCCCCGGACATGCGGCTGCCGATTCAGCTTGCGCTCCTTCACCCCGACCGCGTGCCCGGCCCCACCAAGCGGCTCGACTGGAAGGCGCTCGCGGCGCTGCGCTTCGAGCAGCCCGACCGCGACACGTTCGAGGCCCTGGAGCTGGGCTTCGAGGTGGTGCGGCGCGGCGGGACGTGCGGCGCGGTGCTCAACGCGGCCAACGAGGCGGCCGTGGGCCGCTTCCTGAACGGCGAGCTGGCGTTTCTCGACATCGCCCGGTGCTGCCGGGCGGTTCTCTCTTCGCACGACTACGAAACCCGACCCACGCTGGAGAGGCTCTTGGCCCTCGACCGGTGGGCGCGGCAGGAGGTGGCCCGTTGGACCCGACCCCGAACGCCGGTAGCCCCGACAGCATGA
- the rseP gene encoding RIP metalloprotease RseP, with protein sequence MDPTPNAGSPDSMNPPPPTDPNAAAGAPDHGQEVSALRGWVRENAFSLVTSAVVIALVCRYLDPFDTLKVVLGLGFIIFIHELGHFLAAKWCDVHVNMFSIGFGPAVPFCQYKWGETTYKIGIIPLGGFVQMVGEGDGADSEEADDDPRSFRKKTVGQRMLIISAGVVMNIILGMACFVAAYLHGVQEKPAAVGTVESGSAAWRAGMRTGDQITQIDDRTSPFFDDIRPIVMGTQKDEKVPITWTRGGGTETVSTTVSPLRDEGQRFPQLGVSPPSQLKLMTIPKRSGFSPTVPGTPAAAAEPKFMAGDRIVKMTEPPKKDQPGTQELPVTDVASFAEYQRRMVLLAGRDITFHVVRADGDQQPVAITVKPTYRHDLGLRMRMNEIVALRAGGNAEKAGVIAHNEGTNPTRGDRIKAVLLPPDASGARVWFVNGPIDFGKPEFAVEDPKKVVQKPLDPLLLPHQLNQWANGLSGPVAVELVVLREDVASHTDVSKRLKVEFDPSYRFDRESCTLPNSPIPISGLGLAYWVDAGIDEVAPGGPAAAAGVQRDDVIVAVRFKSRDAAGNLKAGEWKEDLKSYQWASAESAYQAGPPELDIRVKRGEEVKEFTLTGAEHKEFPTDDRGLIFQTENQEQVAADVGDAIRLGAQRTTRFIKVVYMNLYAMAFGRVSVKTMSGPLTIATVSYRFAGEDFWQFLLFLGMISVNLAVVNFLPIPVLDGGHMVFLLLEKILGRPVPERLFAVAMYTGLFLILSLMVFVIAMDVRRLFFGWF encoded by the coding sequence TTGGACCCGACCCCGAACGCCGGTAGCCCCGACAGCATGAACCCGCCGCCGCCGACCGACCCGAACGCCGCGGCCGGCGCGCCCGACCACGGCCAGGAGGTGTCCGCGCTCAGGGGGTGGGTGCGCGAGAACGCGTTCTCGCTCGTCACCAGCGCCGTCGTGATCGCGCTCGTGTGCCGGTACCTCGACCCGTTCGACACCCTCAAGGTGGTGCTCGGGCTCGGGTTCATCATCTTCATCCACGAGCTGGGCCACTTCCTCGCGGCCAAGTGGTGCGACGTCCACGTCAACATGTTCAGCATCGGGTTCGGCCCGGCAGTGCCGTTCTGCCAGTACAAGTGGGGCGAGACCACGTACAAGATCGGCATCATCCCGCTGGGCGGGTTCGTGCAGATGGTGGGCGAGGGGGACGGGGCCGACAGCGAGGAGGCCGACGACGACCCGCGCAGCTTCCGCAAGAAGACGGTGGGGCAGCGGATGCTCATCATCTCCGCGGGGGTGGTGATGAACATCATCCTCGGGATGGCCTGCTTCGTGGCGGCGTACCTGCACGGGGTGCAGGAGAAGCCCGCGGCCGTGGGCACCGTCGAGAGCGGCAGTGCCGCGTGGCGCGCGGGCATGCGCACCGGCGACCAGATCACCCAGATCGACGACCGCACCAGCCCGTTCTTCGACGACATCCGCCCGATCGTGATGGGCACGCAGAAGGACGAGAAGGTGCCGATCACCTGGACCCGTGGGGGCGGAACCGAGACCGTTTCGACCACCGTCTCGCCGCTGCGCGACGAGGGCCAGCGGTTCCCGCAACTGGGGGTGTCGCCGCCCTCGCAGTTGAAACTGATGACGATCCCGAAGCGGTCCGGCTTCAGTCCCACGGTGCCCGGCACCCCGGCGGCGGCGGCCGAACCCAAGTTCATGGCCGGCGACCGGATCGTCAAGATGACCGAGCCGCCCAAGAAGGACCAGCCGGGTACGCAGGAGCTGCCCGTTACGGATGTTGCGTCCTTCGCCGAGTACCAGCGCCGGATGGTGCTGCTCGCCGGCAGGGACATCACGTTCCACGTCGTTCGCGCCGACGGCGACCAGCAGCCGGTCGCGATCACGGTCAAGCCCACCTACCGGCACGACCTCGGGCTGCGGATGCGCATGAACGAGATCGTCGCGCTGCGGGCCGGCGGGAACGCGGAGAAGGCCGGGGTGATCGCGCACAACGAGGGCACGAACCCCACCCGCGGCGACCGGATCAAGGCCGTCCTGCTGCCCCCGGACGCGAGCGGCGCGCGGGTCTGGTTCGTGAACGGGCCGATCGATTTCGGCAAGCCCGAGTTCGCGGTCGAGGACCCGAAGAAGGTGGTTCAGAAGCCGCTCGACCCGCTGCTGCTCCCGCACCAACTCAACCAGTGGGCCAACGGCCTTTCGGGGCCGGTCGCGGTGGAACTCGTGGTGCTGCGCGAGGACGTGGCCAGCCACACCGACGTGTCCAAGCGGCTGAAGGTCGAGTTCGACCCGTCGTACCGGTTCGACCGCGAGAGCTGCACGCTGCCGAACAGCCCGATCCCGATCAGCGGTTTGGGGCTGGCGTACTGGGTGGACGCCGGGATCGACGAGGTCGCCCCGGGCGGCCCGGCGGCCGCGGCGGGGGTCCAGCGCGACGACGTGATCGTCGCGGTACGGTTTAAGTCCCGAGACGCGGCCGGAAACCTGAAGGCGGGCGAGTGGAAGGAGGACCTGAAGTCGTACCAGTGGGCGTCCGCCGAGTCGGCGTACCAGGCCGGCCCGCCGGAACTCGACATCCGGGTGAAGCGCGGCGAGGAGGTGAAGGAGTTCACGCTCACGGGCGCCGAGCACAAGGAGTTCCCGACCGACGACCGCGGGCTGATCTTCCAGACCGAGAACCAGGAGCAGGTGGCCGCGGACGTGGGCGACGCGATCCGGCTGGGGGCGCAGCGCACGACCCGGTTCATCAAGGTCGTGTACATGAACCTGTACGCGATGGCGTTCGGGCGGGTGAGCGTCAAGACGATGAGCGGCCCGCTCACGATCGCGACCGTGTCGTACCGGTTCGCGGGTGAGGACTTCTGGCAGTTCCTGCTGTTCCTGGGGATGATCTCGGTGAACCTGGCGGTGGTGAACTTCCTGCCGATCCCGGTGCTGGACGGCGGGCACATGGTGTTCCTGCTGCTGGAGAAGATCTTGGGCCGCCCGGTGCCGGAGCGACTGTTCGCGGTGGCGATGTACACCGGCCTGTTCCTGATCCTGTCGCTGATGGTGTTCGTGATCGCGATGGACGTGCGCCGGCTGTTCTTCGGCTGGTTCTGA
- a CDS encoding small basic protein codes for MSIDKSLKRKAGMSRQRCVLTRAERITKMLENGKFGAESSPYGLPKTRVQKIALKKKAKKEEAEGGDDKAKKKK; via the coding sequence ATGTCCATCGACAAGAGCCTGAAGCGGAAAGCCGGCATGTCCCGGCAGCGGTGCGTGCTGACCCGCGCCGAGCGCATCACCAAGATGCTGGAAAACGGCAAGTTCGGCGCGGAGTCCAGCCCCTACGGGCTGCCCAAGACCCGCGTCCAGAAGATCGCCCTCAAGAAGAAGGCGAAGAAGGAAGAGGCCGAAGGCGGGGACGACAAAGCCAAGAAGAAGAAGTAA
- the folK gene encoding 2-amino-4-hydroxy-6-hydroxymethyldihydropteridine diphosphokinase yields MPLAYVALGSNLGDRWATLSTAVKRLRAEPGLRVTAVSAFYETAPVDCPPGAGEFFNAVAAVETDRTPHDLLKLLLYIERQFGRVRSEPNAPRTLDLDLVLHGDAVIDTPDLILPHPRTHQRAFVLVPLAAIAPDVRHPVLKKTASELAAAVPADDIRPVAPPPAPQTLAGLRALVTGSTSGIGQAIATAFADHGAEVITHGRRSGAGRHLSADLSDPAQVDRLASAAWDTFGPIDVLVCNAGADTLTGAAAKWSFDEKFDALLAIDLRATVRLARDLGARMKARGRGCVLTVGWDQSETGMEGDSGQLFAAVKGAVTCFTRSLALSLAPEVRVNCLAPGWVRTSWGETASPVWQERVRDETPLGLWGLPEDVAAAAVWLAGPSAGFITGQTVRVNGGAVRA; encoded by the coding sequence ATGCCGCTCGCATACGTCGCGCTCGGGTCCAACCTTGGCGACCGCTGGGCCACACTCTCAACCGCGGTGAAGCGGCTCCGGGCCGAACCCGGGCTGCGGGTCACCGCGGTTTCGGCGTTCTATGAAACCGCCCCGGTCGATTGCCCGCCCGGGGCCGGTGAGTTTTTCAACGCCGTCGCCGCGGTCGAAACCGACCGCACGCCCCACGACCTGCTCAAGCTCCTCCTTTACATCGAACGGCAGTTCGGGCGCGTCCGCAGCGAACCGAATGCCCCGCGCACCCTGGACCTCGATCTCGTGCTGCACGGTGATGCGGTCATCGACACGCCCGATCTGATCCTTCCGCACCCGCGGACGCACCAGCGCGCGTTCGTGCTGGTGCCGCTCGCCGCGATCGCCCCCGACGTGCGCCACCCGGTACTCAAGAAGACTGCGAGTGAGCTCGCCGCAGCCGTTCCGGCGGATGACATCCGACCGGTCGCGCCTCCGCCGGCGCCGCAAACGCTGGCCGGCTTGCGCGCACTGGTTACGGGGTCCACGTCCGGGATCGGCCAAGCGATCGCAACCGCGTTCGCCGACCACGGGGCCGAGGTGATCACCCACGGCCGACGTTCGGGCGCGGGTCGGCACCTTTCGGCCGACCTGAGCGATCCGGCTCAGGTCGACCGGCTCGCGAGCGCGGCGTGGGACACGTTCGGCCCAATCGACGTGCTCGTGTGCAACGCGGGCGCGGACACGCTCACCGGCGCGGCCGCGAAGTGGTCGTTCGACGAGAAGTTCGACGCGCTGCTCGCGATCGACCTGAGGGCCACGGTGCGGCTCGCCCGCGACCTCGGCGCGCGGATGAAGGCGCGGGGCCGCGGGTGCGTGCTGACGGTGGGCTGGGACCAGTCCGAAACCGGGATGGAGGGCGACAGCGGGCAACTGTTCGCCGCCGTGAAGGGCGCGGTGACGTGCTTCACGCGGAGCCTCGCCCTGAGCCTCGCGCCCGAGGTGCGGGTCAACTGTCTCGCCCCGGGGTGGGTGCGGACTTCGTGGGGCGAAACGGCGTCCCCGGTGTGGCAGGAGCGGGTGCGCGACGAGACGCCGCTCGGCCTGTGGGGGCTTCCCGAAGACGTGGCGGCGGCGGCGGTGTGGCTGGCGGGACCCTCGGCCGGGTTCATCACCGGGCAGACGGTCCGCGTCAACGGCGGCGCGGTCCGCGCGTAG
- a CDS encoding HAD-IIB family hydrolase, producing the protein MRFHALATDYDGTIAHDGAVDADTLKALEKLKKSGRKLIMVTGRELPDLLAIFPRLDLFDLAVVENGAVVYNPATKETRVLAEGPPPKFAEELRKRGVQPLSSGHVIVATFVPHQNTVLDTVRELGLELQVIFNKDAVMVLPSGINKATGLAAALAELGLSPHNTVGVGDAENDHAFLKMCECSAAVGNALPAVKDTADIVMKGQRGAGVAELIEQLIADDLSGLKTLARHRVPVGNADGGQEETLDPAGAGVLVCGTSGSGKSTLTTALMERLAHAGYQILVVDPEGDYTNLEFAHIIGNTNQAPRPEEVTEALRDPKRSIVVNLLGVPLADRPAFFAQLLPRVLEEKARTGRPHWLVVDESHHMLPAGPDAANLATQLPDRGTLYITVHAGAMETRALDHVRTLLVIGGHPAKTVEEFCKAIGEKRPKCPPVSGNKLPTGDTMLWRRGDKNAVIVHTQPPRTERKRHSRKYAEGNLGADRSFYFRGPDGKLNLKASNLFMFVQLADGVDDDTWEFHRANGDYSQWVREQIKDNQLADELAEVEADAETGPRDARAAVRAAIEARYTLPSDAPSGKID; encoded by the coding sequence ATGCGGTTTCACGCCCTCGCGACCGACTACGACGGCACCATCGCGCACGACGGGGCCGTCGACGCCGACACCCTCAAAGCGCTGGAAAAGCTGAAGAAGTCCGGGCGCAAGCTCATCATGGTTACCGGGCGCGAGCTGCCGGACCTGCTCGCGATCTTCCCGCGCCTCGACCTCTTCGACCTCGCCGTCGTCGAGAACGGGGCGGTGGTGTACAACCCGGCCACCAAGGAAACGCGGGTCCTGGCCGAAGGCCCACCGCCGAAGTTCGCCGAGGAGCTGCGCAAGCGCGGCGTACAGCCGCTCTCAAGCGGGCACGTGATCGTCGCCACGTTCGTACCGCACCAGAACACCGTTCTCGACACGGTCCGCGAACTGGGGCTCGAGCTGCAGGTGATTTTCAACAAGGACGCGGTGATGGTGTTGCCGTCCGGCATCAACAAGGCCACCGGCCTCGCCGCGGCGCTGGCGGAGTTGGGCCTTTCGCCGCACAACACGGTCGGGGTCGGCGACGCCGAGAACGATCACGCGTTCCTGAAGATGTGCGAGTGCTCGGCGGCGGTCGGCAACGCGCTGCCCGCCGTCAAAGACACCGCGGACATCGTGATGAAGGGGCAGCGGGGCGCGGGCGTCGCCGAACTCATTGAGCAGTTGATCGCCGACGACCTGTCGGGCCTGAAAACGCTCGCCCGGCACCGCGTCCCGGTCGGCAATGCCGACGGGGGCCAGGAGGAAACGCTCGACCCCGCGGGCGCCGGGGTGCTGGTGTGCGGCACCTCCGGGAGCGGCAAATCGACCCTCACGACGGCGCTGATGGAGCGCCTCGCGCACGCGGGCTACCAGATCCTCGTCGTGGACCCGGAGGGCGATTACACCAACCTCGAGTTCGCCCACATCATCGGCAACACGAACCAGGCGCCGCGGCCCGAGGAAGTGACCGAGGCCCTGCGGGACCCGAAGCGGTCCATCGTGGTGAACCTGCTCGGGGTGCCGCTCGCCGACCGGCCCGCGTTCTTCGCGCAACTGCTGCCCCGCGTCCTTGAGGAGAAGGCCCGGACCGGCCGCCCCCACTGGCTCGTCGTGGACGAGTCGCACCACATGCTCCCCGCCGGCCCGGACGCGGCGAACCTCGCGACCCAGTTGCCGGACCGCGGCACCCTGTACATCACCGTCCACGCCGGCGCGATGGAGACGCGCGCGCTGGACCACGTCCGCACGCTGCTGGTGATCGGCGGGCACCCGGCGAAAACGGTCGAGGAGTTCTGCAAGGCCATCGGCGAGAAGCGGCCGAAGTGCCCGCCGGTGAGCGGCAACAAGCTGCCGACGGGCGACACCATGCTCTGGCGGCGCGGGGACAAGAACGCCGTCATCGTTCACACGCAGCCGCCGCGGACCGAGCGCAAGCGGCACTCGCGCAAGTACGCGGAAGGCAACCTCGGCGCGGACCGCAGCTTTTACTTCCGCGGGCCGGACGGGAAGCTCAATTTGAAGGCGTCGAACCTGTTCATGTTCGTTCAGCTCGCCGACGGGGTGGACGACGACACGTGGGAGTTCCACCGCGCGAACGGCGACTACTCGCAGTGGGTCCGCGAGCAGATCAAGGACAACCAGCTCGCCGACGAACTGGCCGAGGTCGAGGCGGACGCCGAGACCGGCCCGCGGGACGCGCGGGCGGCGGTGCGGGCCGCGATCGAGGCCCGGTACACGCTCCCGAGCGACGCGCCGAGCGGAAAGATTGATTAG
- a CDS encoding zinc-binding alcohol dehydrogenase family protein yields MKAIQLEQPKAFREIDLPEPPAPGPGDAVVRVSRVGVCGTDYSGYLGKMPFFSYPRIPGHELGVEVVAVGEGVTNVKVGDRAAVEPYINCQKCYSCARGHSNCCENHQTLGVHVDGGLRPRFTVPARKLHTSAKLTFEQLALVETLGIGLHAINRANPRADETVFVIGAGPIGLSVIEFAKLAGARVVVMDLNEQRLAFVREKMGVTDTILSSGNLEADIKTFTDLTGGKLGNVVVDATGSARSMNAAYNFVGFAGRLVWVGITQDQLGFTQPLMHRREMTFLASRNALPHEFIRIIRLIEGGMLSTDPWVTHRAPIAGLIDVFPTWLKPETGVVKAMVEVS; encoded by the coding sequence ATGAAAGCGATTCAGCTCGAGCAGCCCAAAGCGTTCCGAGAGATCGACCTCCCCGAGCCGCCGGCCCCCGGCCCCGGCGACGCGGTGGTGCGGGTGTCGCGCGTCGGCGTGTGCGGCACGGACTACAGCGGCTACCTGGGCAAGATGCCGTTCTTCAGCTACCCGCGCATCCCGGGGCACGAGCTGGGCGTGGAGGTGGTCGCGGTCGGCGAAGGCGTGACCAACGTCAAGGTCGGCGACCGGGCCGCCGTCGAGCCGTACATCAACTGCCAGAAGTGCTACTCGTGCGCCCGCGGGCACTCGAACTGCTGCGAGAACCACCAGACGCTCGGCGTCCACGTCGACGGCGGGCTGCGCCCGCGGTTCACGGTGCCGGCCCGCAAGCTCCACACCTCCGCGAAGCTGACGTTCGAGCAGCTCGCGCTGGTGGAAACGCTCGGGATCGGGCTGCACGCGATCAACCGCGCGAACCCGCGGGCCGACGAGACCGTGTTCGTGATCGGGGCCGGGCCGATCGGGCTCTCCGTGATCGAGTTCGCCAAGCTGGCCGGGGCGCGCGTCGTCGTAATGGACCTGAACGAACAGCGCCTCGCGTTCGTGCGCGAGAAGATGGGCGTTACGGACACGATCCTCTCGTCGGGCAATCTCGAAGCGGACATCAAGACGTTCACCGACCTGACCGGCGGGAAGCTCGGGAACGTGGTGGTGGACGCCACCGGCAGCGCCCGGAGCATGAACGCCGCGTACAACTTCGTGGGGTTCGCCGGCCGGCTGGTGTGGGTCGGGATCACGCAGGACCAACTCGGGTTCACGCAGCCGCTGATGCACCGGCGCGAGATGACGTTCCTCGCCAGCCGCAACGCGCTCCCGCACGAGTTCATCCGTATTATTCGACTGATCGAGGGCGGGATGCTCAGCACCGACCCGTGGGTCACGCACCGCGCCCCCATCGCGGGCCTGATCGACGTGTTCCCGACGTGGCTGAAGCCCGAAACCGGCGTCGTGAAGGCGATGGTCGAAGTGAGCTGA